A region of Catenibacterium mitsuokai DNA encodes the following proteins:
- a CDS encoding IS110 family RNA-guided transposase — protein sequence MKIVRPICCGMDVHKNIIVATIGITNKKTRITEYIQETFSTLNPDLLNLKQWLINHKCFDACMESTGKYWIPIFNILEDEINIYLTHPKYVKAIKGKKTDKKDSKWICDLFKHDLIKFSFIPPKEIRALREISRYRYKLVGMRSSERNRYQNCMTVSNIGIGSVFSDPFGKSAQAIMKEVLESDIIEDEKILKCVHGLCKNKDKILDSIKHCNIETDQRFKMNESMTHMEELQVHIDNCEIEMMKRAAPMFDQFMHITQLPGISTLSAILIISEIGVDMKQFESDKQLTCWAGLAPANNESANKKKSVRISKAGQYLKPLLVQCALGAIKDKEGYFGIKYSRIKKRRGHKKAIIAIARMMLVSIYHMILTGETFNPSDYESFRNPNPPIKQQVLTEESAIEFLKKSGFDVSKLTKQ from the coding sequence ATGAAGATTGTTAGACCAATCTGCTGTGGCATGGATGTTCACAAGAATATCATTGTGGCTACAATCGGTATTACTAATAAGAAAACTCGCATTACCGAATACATCCAAGAAACGTTTTCAACTTTAAATCCTGATTTACTGAATCTTAAACAGTGGCTCATTAATCACAAATGCTTTGATGCATGCATGGAATCTACTGGTAAATATTGGATTCCAATTTTCAACATCTTGGAAGATGAAATCAATATTTACTTAACTCATCCAAAATATGTCAAAGCAATTAAAGGGAAGAAAACTGACAAGAAAGATTCAAAATGGATCTGTGATTTATTTAAACATGATCTAATCAAATTTTCTTTCATACCACCCAAAGAAATAAGAGCTTTACGAGAAATATCTCGCTATCGCTATAAATTGGTTGGAATGCGTTCCTCTGAACGTAATCGATATCAAAACTGTATGACAGTTTCCAACATCGGTATTGGTTCTGTATTTTCAGATCCGTTTGGAAAGTCTGCACAAGCAATCATGAAAGAAGTACTTGAGTCAGATATCATTGAAGATGAGAAAATTTTGAAATGTGTCCATGGATTGTGTAAAAATAAAGATAAGATTCTAGATTCCATTAAACACTGCAATATCGAAACTGATCAAAGGTTTAAAATGAATGAGTCAATGACTCATATGGAAGAATTACAAGTCCATATTGATAACTGTGAAATCGAAATGATGAAACGTGCAGCACCAATGTTCGATCAATTCATGCACATCACCCAACTACCAGGTATCAGCACTTTATCTGCAATTCTTATTATTTCAGAAATCGGAGTAGATATGAAACAATTCGAGTCAGATAAACAACTAACCTGTTGGGCTGGATTAGCACCTGCAAATAACGAAAGTGCTAATAAGAAAAAATCAGTTCGTATTTCTAAAGCAGGTCAATATTTAAAACCTTTATTAGTTCAGTGTGCTCTTGGAGCAATCAAAGATAAGGAGGGCTATTTTGGAATTAAGTATTCTCGTATCAAAAAGAGACGAGGCCACAAGAAAGCCATTATCGCAATTGCAAGAATGATGCTTGTCAGCATATACCATATGATTCTTACTGGAGAGACATTTAATCCTTCAGATTATGAATCATTTAGAAATCCTAATCCACCTATAAAGCAACAAGTTTTAACAGAAGAATCAGCAATTGAGTTTCTTAAGAAATCAGGTTTTGACGTTTCTAAATTAACTAAACAATAA